The following nucleotide sequence is from Glycine max cultivar Williams 82 chromosome 9, Glycine_max_v4.0, whole genome shotgun sequence.
ATTAATGCATATCAAGCATTAAATTAACACGTGATtgtcaaaaactaaaaatctaatttcattttgaataaattgtaattttagttcctttataactttaaatttgtgattttgattctttatttttaaattaagaaatcaattctcctatatttttttataataagtaaCTTTGATTCTTTTATCAGTTGATCATTAGAAGTCAAACTTTGATGTGGCATATTAATGTTGATGTAGAACTTATGTAAAGTGTTAACAtgatacttatatataaaaaaatattaaatgaagcgaaaaataaaaaatatctcaatatgaattaaattcatgatcatttatttatagaaaagacaataacaaaattagaagaataatcaaaattttgacagaataatcaaaattatttgttttgaaaaataaggaGACTAAATATCTAGATTTATAAATAAGAGAATCAAAATCacgaatttaaaattataggaggatcaaattataatttaaccttttatttttttataacacatcaaatattccaCTCAATGAATGTGGTTCGATTAGTAGCACAGGTTTAGTTTGTGAGAGAGGATGTATgcttgatttttgcaaaaatattttttgaagatCTAAAAATTAAGTATGTTGAAGTATCTTACATTCATGATtatcaaaaatcgatgttaatattgTGATATTAAAAcccatttttttatagtagtgctagaatttttcaaagagtcccactaaaaaaatgtactaattttaagaattaaattaattcacACAATATCAAAGTTAaagactattttttgttttcataatatTAAGCATCTTAATTCATGTATTTCACCCAAGATTTTCGTAGCACCCAGACTATATAATTTGTATAAGTTATATGATGGCAAGTTGTTACATATATCCCGATCGAGggctaaataattgacaatccATCTCTTCACATAAAATTCTGTCATGTCCATTATGTAGAGTAGAACTTGAAGCAACATGCATGACTTAATTTCATCACACGAAAACACTAGAAATAATTGTGTGCAAGAGGATCCCCGTGACTTACTGCTTTTCAAAAATTACGGTTGATGCTGACAAAATGTATGATTCATGAAAGCAAGTTCTAATGTACATAACGATTTTGCTTCGTCCGCGAAATGTGTTACCGGTGGTAGTTCTCATTGGCCTAAAATGCTGGTGGGATGCCTATCCTCAACATCATGAGATATTGACCTTGTTACATAGGATTGGCCAAGGAACTATCTAGGACATGGTGTCCAAATTATTGTATTATGAATTTGATCGAAAATAACTGCCATATGTTTTCAAAACATTTGAGTTCCATAAAAATCAGAGATGAAaatgatttgttattttttacaggaatcaaaattaaaattagctattttttaaaataaaaaaaatcatagtttatcatattaaaaaatgaggTGATTCTACTGAAGTGAAAACTGTATAAATGTAAAATGAGACATGCGTGTGTATGATTTAAATGAAATGATCTACGCGAGAAAGTATATACATACACGTCcaagcattatttttttttaaggacaAAATTGCATTCATTAGAGTACAAGGAGCACTCTTGCACGCGTACTCGGTATTCCAACATTAATTTGTTCCATTACATGAGTTTCATAATCTAAGGCGTAATATATAGTTggtttttatcatatataaatggCATGGAAAGAGACATTTTTAGGTTATGATCAAACATTTGCAGGTTTTTATTGGACTGGATCATATTTAAGAATTTGAGAATCATCAAATtgaatctttttaaaatttagaaattaaattgatttatttttaaaaatttaaagatcaaattgaaccttttaaaattttatagaccaaattaaatcatttaaaataatttagggaccaaattgattattaaacctaattttttatttgatataaatttatacatgtaatcaaaataatttttatttcgaaaacaaatattaatatagcattctaaagctcaaaatcttatttataaTCATGATATCCATCTTAATCATTCAAAATTTGATCACCCACCAGTTTATATTTcgttaaattatatatagacATGCATTTGTATTTGTGATCGAAAAGCTTTagagtattttttataatttggatcACGTGTtgtgatttaataataaaatgttttattctTTGAATGATTTTGGCTAAATGACTAATTTAgtcactttatttatttattttaataaaatttaattttataatccgGCCTCGACAATTAGGGGAGTCTGGTTCTGTCTTTGAACGTAGTAATATTTTAAGGATTCTGTATTTACACGTGGGGAATAAATTATTTAGTACCAAATCTCATGTTCGATTTTTTCTGCCTAAATTTTGTTTAGACTAATAATAATCTTGTATTACGAACGAAATTatccaagaaaaaaataacacacaCATAAATGCATAGCAACAAAAATGCattattttaactttgaaaAAGTTGTGGTGTCCAAGCCTACCAAGTTTGGGCCTTGCAATCTTCCATTGTCACGTAATATTCCTCCCTTGTCGGCTAGGTACGTAAGAAGGCTAAAGACAACTGTGGTACCTGTCCCTCACAATTCCCACataaacacattttttccattcaattttactttcctttttttttattattttctacttGGTGTCTCAAAATGATTGCGTATACTAATTTTTATCTTGATTGAAAATTCCAAATAATGTGTCTATGTGATTCCATCTATGCATCCAAATTCATCATGCCATTGAATTTCTCCCCTTATAAATATGCTGCTACTCAAGCCACCACatcttatcatatttaatgCCTTAAGtatctctctatctctctcacacacactcaTCATTTTCTAGCAAACTCTCTAGCCTCTTCAAATGGGCTAGGAAGGTTGAATACAAAGAAAACAAACCCtagcttaattaattaacttgcttgtgttgttaattaatttgttcaaCATGGAAGGAGGAGTGCCTGAAGCTGATATCTCTGCCTTTAGAGAATGTTTGTCTCTATCATGGAAAAATCCTTATGTTCTTCGCCTTGCTTTCTCCGCTGGAATTGGAGGCTTTCTCTTTGGCTATGACAcaggtaaataaattaaaactcccataatatttgtttaattaactaatttatgaCTTATGTTATGATGACACCACTTCACTTGGTTCACAAATTCTCTATAAAATTTTCACCAAGAAAATTCTCTATAAACTACCAATTGATTAGTGGTAGTATTCATGTTGATGAATGATTGGTATGTGCAGGAGTCATATCTGGAGCACTTTTGTACATCAGAGATGATTTCAAAGAGGTGGATAGAAAGACGTGGCTGCAGGTAATAATGTTCATGAAGTGTCCATGAAAGAATTTAGTTtttcgttattttttttttgttgtttctccTCAAATTCAGTCATTTAACAATAAGACATATGATTCATAggtaattttattctttaaacatataattatgGGTTTAATTCTTGACCCATATgtgcctataaaaaaatatttattaaaagagattaactttttaattgaCTTTTGGCTTCCAAATATTctacttcaaaaaataaaaattctttcatttttttatggacACTAATGCCCCCGGCTTTCAAATATTCtacttcacaaaataaaaattctttcattttttatggacACTAATGCCCCCATTAGTATGGTTCATTCATAACCCATGATGAATAAGCACTTGTGATGATAATATAGCAATGATTTCTAGCAAGATAAGATATGATATTTGCGAAAATGATCTCACTTTATTCTGttttacaattttctttaaattactgatttgtaattttattttaactgttCAAAGTATACACAAATTAAGTTTAATAAGTTTGTGAAgatatatttatgtataagataaaaatatgatttattgaaccttttcatcttgatttctttatttttttttcttaaaaacactATTATGTTGAGCTTTCACATTATCACACATGCTAAAATAAACCTCCttgccaaaaaaatatttaatttaaccgAAGAAAACATCACAGTTATTGAAACATTAGAAACGTTACCAGTTACCTTTAAAGTTATgattgaaaaatcaaaatatattgtattaaaaatattaaatgtttcttaattaattaaaaaatttcaatacatTTTGCTAAAATCTTTAAGCTATTTTTGCATGTAAAagtaacataataatttttttttaagtcaacataatataatattgagTAAGACTTTAGGCATGTAAATGGAACATATAAAGActgtttttttgtaattaactgAAAAGTTTAAGGTGAGCGTAcacattgaagaaaaagaatagaagaTCTCAATATCATAAGGTtgtgaaataaaaagaaaacattaagaaaaaaaaacaattgaactGGTAAACACAGATCGTAACTtggaattaacaaaattaaaatatcgtAGATACCATAGTCATCCATGGTTTCTTATTTTAtgaaaacacttattttaattatattacaacaaaataaaaacgtTTGAAGAGCTCAGTTGcattcaaaattgatttattatcttcattttttacAAGTTTGAGTTTGGGAAACTTTCGATATTCACTCTATCAAAAGGTTGTGGTCCTGAATTTCACAACTTTGAATATTGGTCACACGTTTGTGGTCCCGATAGCTCTAAATTTAGAACATCACGAAACTCCATTGTGCATAACATGCTTTTGCATGTCCCACTCTGAATCTACATCATTCCTCATAAGGAAAAGCAGTATTTAAACAATAATCTGAATATGCTGGTAGACACATATGTGGGATATAATTCCACTATTTGACATGATGTATGCTATACTTTTGCCGTCAACAAGTCTTTTACTAATATTATTATCAAGTTGTGACACTCCTAAGCTTAAAATGGTTTAGCTTTTTGTTGGccaataatctttttttttttttttttttgcattctaGCTAAATATTTGGTGAGTAAAATCATGTTATAAATATAAGTTACGTGTGTTaaaaaaagttcattttttttttctcccagtCCCTGTTAATATGAAACTAAAGTTGTaacgaaaaagaaaagttgATTAGCTCATCAACTCTAAAGAAAACGCATGACAATGTATTCTTATGTTCATAAAACTCATCATGCTATACAGAGCAGGATGAAAATAACTCAtctaattcttctttttttgtgtgtgaaaaTTCTTTGTGATTGTTAAAACAGTAAATTATAGTGATACTTTCATGTAGTTTAGTCTAATTACAAGTGCACCTCCTCCATTTGAAGGCATTACTTTGGCACCCCTTTTATGACAGTGTTATGTAAACATTAGCTTTCAAAGTTCACAAATGTGCTTAAACGAGTGCTAGGAGGCTCCATCGATATGTgactttctttttaaaaaaaatatgttttcgtcttagaaggaagaagaaataaacaaaaaataaatgttacaaaACTTATATTTTCCCCTGCTCATGATTCGAATTAGAATTTACTAATTTGGAACTAGTCATGTTCCGAATGCAATTATTGGAAGACTatgatttttttcatctataaatattaatttttgttagaatgttaattttttgtttgaagaaGAGATCCGGGAATCCAACTCgtcatctttattttctttttttctcctttaacCATTCAACCAACCTTATATTTTCCTGGAAGACTATGATTATAATCACTTACAGATCCTTTTTCCACTTTCAAAGACACTCAAATTAAGTTGTTATCTGTTATGTTAGTTGCACCATACTCCATGACAATTATTAAAACATGAAATTCATATATCATAAAACAGGAAGCTATAGTGAGTATGGCACTTGCTGGAGCAATCATAGGAGCTTCAGTTGGTGGATGGATCAACGATCGATTTGGGAGAAAGAAAGCAATCCTTTTGGCAGATACCCTCTTTTTTATAGGGTCTATTGTGATGGCTGCTGCTATAAACCCAGCTATTCTGATTGTTGGTCGAGTTTTCGTTGGCCTTGGGGTTGGAATGGCCTCAATGGCCTCACCTTTGTACATCTCAGAAGCATCACCAACAAGAGTTCGAGGTGCCCTTGTTAGTCTCAATGGATTCCTCATCACTGGAGGACAGTTCCTTTCCTATGTCATCAACTTGGCCTTCACAAGCGTGAGAACACATTGCCACTATGCTTCATTTGTTGTTCAATCTCTTTGGATTTTTTCATTAAGAATTATTATGTGTGACATAAAGGATGCTAGTGATATGAGAAAATGCTAATAATACACTTTCTAACTCActctttcaaatatattttttattaataactaaattttaataGGATAATAATACCTTATAtacttcttatttaataagtCTCACTTGtaacttaataaattttaattaataaccaAGAGATGTTAAAAAATGATGTGTTAGAGAGAGTGTTGTTGACATTCATTTAGTGAcatgaattttcttttaatatttaattatctttaatgaaacatattattaaattttttttattaaaaaatgtttaaatatatttttgatttttaatgtatatctgaaattttacatttaatccttgataaattttttttcgcatttacttatatttaaaaattttattttaaatttctactaTTAATTAAGTGCGTTAATTAAGTGATGACGtatctattaaatatttgataatattatttggctccaaaattattaatatttatttcaaatcaaattcaaaatgaaatctTTCTCTCTCCTATGCAACCTTCTTTTACGTCTCTCTCTTCCACCCTCTTCTCTGTATTACTCGAACGATTTCAGAAACCCACCCTCTTTCCTCGAAGACATCTTCACCAAATCTCTATCCCAATCCCAAACacaacacacacaaaaagaaaatccaaattgGAGAAGATTGCACGTTAAAGCCGAATCCGTAGGCTTGCTGGCGGTGGTGGCCTAGGGATCACAGTTAGAAGTAAAAAAGATGGTGCGACAACGGCTATTGAACTTTGGTCAATAACTCAATTGTGGTTGACCTTGAACCTTCCCAAACCAAAACGATGACGAAGCTAAACTTATCCAATGAGAAGCTCACTAGGAAGAACAACGGTGGGGAGGAAGCTGACCGGGAAGAACAGCGGCGGAGAGGAAGCTCACTAGGAAGAACAACGCCACCGCGTGCGGCAacccacctctatccctttcacGAAGAATTGCAATTCCATCTTTTGTTGGAAGTGGTGGAGCTCAGCGAGAACGCACTCACCGGAACTGTGGAGTCGTGGTTCTTCCTTTTGTCGTCATTGCAGCAAGTGGACTTGGCCAACAACACCTTCACGGGGGTGCAGATCTTGAGGCCACTTGCAATGCGTGCGGGAGGCAGCAGTAGCAGTGGCCGTAGCAACCCCGTTGCGCTAAACCTCAGGTTTAACAAAATCCAAGGCTATGTCAAGTTTATGAAGAGGTTGTTCCTGGATGAAGGTTGAgatctgtttcttttttttaaaataaaaaaattgagactgattttgaaagatgaagGTTGAAGGGAGAAGATAGGTGAAGCATAGATAGATGGATGACTTGGAAGATGATTctcaatgttttatttatttatttatttattactttaattaattttgactgTTTTTAATCATTAGACAATTTAAATTTACGtttgattttgaaacaaatattgGCTGTTTTTAAGTTATCACAAATCacgttatcaaatatttaacgaATGCATCATCATTTAATTGATAACatagatttaaaacaaaaattttcaaatattaagaaatagatgtgaagataaaatttatcaggaattaaatgtaaaatttagatatatatcaaggatcaaaaacatattcaagcaaaaaaaaaattatgtcattGTTTGATTTGTGAACTCAGTGATGGAAAAGATAagttttatacttaaaataaacATGTATATACAAATGGTTTGATCTTGATGCTTTATATAATTTGTTCAGGCACCAGGAACATGGAGGTGGATGTTAGGAGTAGCAGCAGTACCAGCATTGACACAAATCATATTGATGGTTTTGCTCCCAGAATCACCTCGTTGGTTGTTCAGAAAGGTTCCTTCATCACCAACTTTCTAAAGTAgtgtttctaatttaatttttcttctcaaaatCTATGTATTCACTTGTCTTTGTGGCCATCAATAGGGTAAACAAGAAGAAGCCAAAGAAATTTTGAGGAGGATTTACCCTCCCCAGGATGTTGAAGATGAAATCAATGCTTTGAAGGAATCAATTGAAACGGAACTCAATGAAGAAGCTTCAGCTTCAAACAAAGTCAGCATAATGAAGCTGCTGAAAACCAAAACTGTGAGAAGAGGTTTATATGCTGGAATGGGCCTTCAAATCTTCCAACAATTTGTGGGGATTAACACTGTTATGTACTACAGCCCCACAATTGTGCAATTAGCTGGTTTTGCATCAAATAGGGTTGCACTACTTCTATCACTTGTCACTGCAGGGCTTAATGCATTTGGTTCCATTTTAAGCATATATTTCATTGACAAGACTGGGAGGAGGAAGCTTTTGTTGTTTAGTTTGTGTGGTGTTGTGGTCTCACTTGTTGTTTTGACCGTGGCTTTTCATGAGACTACCACTCACTCCCCTATGGTCAGCACAATCGAAACCTCTCACTTCAACAACACATGCCCTGATTACAGCACTGCTTTCAACCCTGGTGAATGGGATTGCATGAAATGCCTCAAGGCCTCTCCAGAATGTGGCTTTTGTGCCTCTAGAGCTAATAAGGTAAATGTTTCATAATCTCCTTTAGATTAAGTACATCATAAGGTTTTCTGATTCAAATTTGGATCCTCTCGTGTAAGATATGACCAAGTTGGAGATAAAAAAGACACAAATGTGAcataattagtattattttagtaaaaatgcGTCTTTCTATCTTTAATAAGACCATATGCCACTCAACAACAAGAGAGCCATCATTTCCTTCTTGATTACCATATTTCATATACCTTATTAGTTATACTAGTCTGTACTTATTGCATCAATTTAGGAAAGAGAAAtgttaacacatttttttaacattccttttattattggttaaattatattgaaaattataaatttttgtgaTCAAATTTGACGTCTCTTtctgttaattttataatttcaataacttttaacaaactgtgaaatatttgttaaaaggaGTCTGTTGCTACAACTTCTGTCTAAGAAAActgctataattttttttttcttgagttcCAAGTCCTCAACTACTACcaattattcttatattttttcttgagtTCTAAGTCCTAACACTACTACTACCAATTATTCTACAGCTCTTACCTGGGGCATGCTTGATTTCCAATGACACAACAGAAAATCAATGTCAAAAAGAGGACAGGCTATGGTACACTAGGGGATGTCCTAGCCAATATGGTTGGCTTGCATTAGTTGGCCTAGCACTCTACATCATATTCTTCTCACCTGGCATGGGAACAGTTCCATGGGTTGTTAACTCTGAGATCTATCCTCTAAGATACAGAGGAATCTGTGGGGGGATGGCATCTACCTCAAATTGGGTCTCTAATCTCATTGTGGCCCAGTCCTTTCTGTCCTTGACACAAGCCATTGGGACCTCATCTACATTCATGATATTCATATTCATCACTGTTGCAGCCATTGTGTTTGTCATTATTTTTGTGCCAGAAACCAAAGGACTTCCGATTGAGGAAGTGGAAAACATGCTGGAAAGAAGATCTTTGAACTTCAAGTTTTGGCAGACAAGTCCTGACTCTAATGATATACCAATAAAGCAGAAGAATCAGTCAGTTTGAGTGAATAAGTTAAATATATTGTGATGTTAATTAATGTGGTGGTACAAGTAGGGAACTATGGGATTGGACAATAAATTAAAGGAGTAAGATGACATATGTTAGATTAGCATTATATAAATGCACTAGGTCGGTCTCGTAATGGAAGGTTTGAGAGTATGAAAGAGGTTTGAGTAGGTTTTAACCTTGGTATGATTATTgcacacaaaaacaaaatagcatTGTATATTTATTGCTTTATCttctgtataattttttaaaatttgggtCATTGTGTATACTATTTATTTGCTGTTACGAGTTAATATTTGGAGCCcacaaaattgcataccatttagAGATCTTAGAGATCAAGAAAGGAAATTAGCATAATATAATTCGAGCAACATAATTTGAGGgaaaaaaggttaagaaaatAAGTGAAACAAGATTTAGCAATAAATAAGTTGCAACCTTGGATACTTAGTCTTACAGTATTGCTATTGGCACTATCCATGTCGATGCCTTTAAGTTCTATTCTCAAATTGTTCCTTGGATGGAAACACATGCAACTGAAACACTTTTGTGTTGCatacttaaaaatttatgaaataaaaccATATTTTCGTTGTGCATCCtagggtaaaaaaaaatagaaatatgatTATGTACAGTGAaggacaaaattatattttcgttgttttaatttttcatcccTAAGGTGCACAACGAAAATATGATTCTGTTGACCCCTCAACAACACAAATTCAAAAATGGATGACACGGTGGTGGAATGGGATGCGCTCATGGAGCCTCAGAGTTGGGGTCAAGCGACGTGACTGGGGAATTGTGGCATGATGCAATGGTGCGACGGGAGGAGGGCAGTGCTGCTTGGGGTTAGGGGAGTGGGAATTGTCGTAGGGGAAGGGGAGGGGTTAGGGGTGTAGGGATTTGGACTTGTGGACAAAAGGGACATTTCATCCCAATTGATAGTGCCAATAGGAATATCTTTTGTCTAAGGTTCTATGTTTCAAGCCCAATACTTTTTTCTACCTCGACTTCACAGTTTtgttaagtttcaaaattataGAACAATGCTTAGTTAGGTTATATTCTTAAATCTCTATATGTATTCAGTATTCAGTTcaccataataaaataaagcttATGTATACTGAACCACAATATTCCATATTCCAAGAGAAAAAGATTAGTACAAAATACGAATAAGTGTGGAAATCGAAAGAAATGCAAATTAATTTACAGTGATTCTACGTGTTCCTATATTGTAcaacatttcatgctttttcttataggaaattataaaatgtgGGGTTTGGATTCAAATTCTACTTTgtgccaaaaagaaaaaaagattcaaATCTTACCAAGACAGATATGGAATAATCTCCATAATAAGTAGTGCAAGTATTAAAGAATAATATGCACTTCATAACAAAATGGTACATGCatctattttaattcttttattttattttgcttgtATACAATAAAGCTAAAAGtatctaataataatataatcttctctttaaatcaattaaatttgttaaagtAATGATCCTTGGTGTCTTCAAATTGGGAGTTGCCACTTTGTCAgtataaatcaataattttggcattattaaataataatatatttgtaataataaaaataaattaaaacttttgcAGTTGTGGCTtctataaaaccaaaataagattcttttttttttcttttctaaattctTGGCATA
It contains:
- the LOC100783605 gene encoding probable inositol transporter 2; this encodes MEGGVPEADISAFRECLSLSWKNPYVLRLAFSAGIGGFLFGYDTGVISGALLYIRDDFKEVDRKTWLQEAIVSMALAGAIIGASVGGWINDRFGRKKAILLADTLFFIGSIVMAAAINPAILIVGRVFVGLGVGMASMASPLYISEASPTRVRGALVSLNGFLITGGQFLSYVINLAFTSAPGTWRWMLGVAAVPALTQIILMVLLPESPRWLFRKGKQEEAKEILRRIYPPQDVEDEINALKESIETELNEEASASNKVSIMKLLKTKTVRRGLYAGMGLQIFQQFVGINTVMYYSPTIVQLAGFASNRVALLLSLVTAGLNAFGSILSIYFIDKTGRRKLLLFSLCGVVVSLVVLTVAFHETTTHSPMVSTIETSHFNNTCPDYSTAFNPGEWDCMKCLKASPECGFCASRANKLLPGACLISNDTTENQCQKEDRLWYTRGCPSQYGWLALVGLALYIIFFSPGMGTVPWVVNSEIYPLRYRGICGGMASTSNWVSNLIVAQSFLSLTQAIGTSSTFMIFIFITVAAIVFVIIFVPETKGLPIEEVENMLERRSLNFKFWQTSPDSNDIPIKQKNQSV